From the genome of Dryobates pubescens isolate bDryPub1 chromosome 9, bDryPub1.pri, whole genome shotgun sequence, one region includes:
- the FAM210A gene encoding protein FAM210A, giving the protein MQRSLLHTASQLVHGTCVASPRAGIFQCLKGQSAFSSVGCKVVLALDPPQRCLHAGAAYFASKKSTFSSQPADTPRKAAEERNPLTSARDAAKQSPGERDASDPDPLQDKSISLVQRFKKTFKQYGKVMIPVHLLTSTVWFGAFYYAAMKGVNVVPFLELVGLPDSIVNILKNSQSGNALTAYALYKIATPARYTVTLGGTSVTVKYLRKHGYMSTPPPVKEYLQDRMEETKDKITEKMEETKDKITEKMEETKDKITEKIQETKDKVSFKKIKD; this is encoded by the exons ATGCAGCGGAGCCTGTTGCATACTGCATCGCAGCTGGTGCATGGGACATGCGTGGCCTCTCCCCGTGCTGGCATCTTTCAGTGCTTGAAGGGACAGTCGGCCTTTTCTAGCGTTGGATGCAAGGTGGTTTTGGCGCTGGACCCTCCTCAACGATGTCTTCATGCAGGGGCAGCGTACTTTGCCTCAAAGAAAAGCACTTTTTCATCACAGCCAGCAGACACTCCTcgcaaagcagcagaagagagaaaTCCCTTGACTTCAGCCAGGGatgcagccaagcagagccctggagagcgAGATGCTTCAGATCCTGATCCACTGCAAGACAAATCAATTAGTCTTGTTCAGAGATTCAAGAAAACTTTTAAACAGTATGGAAAAGTCATGATTCCAGTGCATCTTCTGACTTCCACTGTATGGTTTGGAGCCTTTTACTATGCAGCCATGAA GGGAGTGAACGTTGTTCCGTTCCTGGAGCTGGTTGGCTTACCAGACAGCATAGTGAACATCCTGAAAAATTCCCAGAGTGGAAATGCACTGACTGCGTATGCATTGTATAAA ATTGCAACTCCTGCCAGATACACTGTGACTTTGGGAGGAACATCTGTCACCGTTAAATATCTACGTAAGCATGGCTACATGTCCACACCACCACCAGTAAAGGAATATCTCCAAGATAGGATGGAGGAAACAAAGGATAAAATTACAGAGAAGATGGAAGAAACAAAGGATAAAATTACAGAGAAGATGGAGGAAACAAAGGATAAAATAACAGAGAAGATACAGGAAACCAAAGATaaagtttcatttaaaaaaattaaggaCTAG